DNA from Dama dama isolate Ldn47 chromosome 5, ASM3311817v1, whole genome shotgun sequence:
GTGTCATGCTTTGTCTTTTTCCACAAATTCCTTTCATCTTAAAGGTTCAGGAAGTGAGCTACCTCCCCTTTCAGTAGGTGTAAAGAATTTCATCGTAAAAATGCTGTAAGTGAGCCACTTCCCTACCAGTAGACTTCATAGGCtgtctcctccacccccaccatacACAATGTTACAATAAGACATAATAAAGATgttcacacacacagagggagtaCTTCAAAGGCAGAACTAGAAATAAAGCAGCTGGGCTGCAGAGAAGAATCTAGGTTTAACTGTCCTGCTGTACGGGCTGCCTGAGGTATTTAGAAGCTAGCAGGGCATAAAGCAGTCGGTACAGCGAATGGAAAAGTGAATCAAATGGTAAGAATTTAGTGTATCTCAGGAATCTATTAACTACCCAAATAAAATCAGTCCCCTAGAGACCCCACcatgctgaggtcactgttgtAAATTCATACACTAGGACTTGGCTTAAGGTCTACAGCTGGTGGTCAACTTTACTCTCTAAATCCCAACTCCGTTTACCTGCTTGGGAACCTGGACTTCTGCtaagaggagaaagggagagcGCCCCACGGCCCTCAGTGCTGGTGGAACCCAAAGCAGAATCAGAGGAACAGGTGAaggaattgaaggcaggaaaCTGCTGTAGATTCTCCAGGGGAATGTGGACTTCCGGATCTGCGAAGACAAGATGAGAACAGTCGGCCCATTTACAGAATTCTTCGAGTCTTTTCCAACAGTTACAGATGGTGAATATGAATCTCCCAGGTGTATGAAGGTTGGAGACAGCCTTAAAACCCAAATCTGTCATATTTGCCACTTTATGTCTTTAATATAAAACCCTTGTTTTAACTATTCGTGTTAAAGCTGGGTGATAAACCTGGGGGTTAATTATACTGTTCTGTGTAACTGTTTTTGAATATTCCcataataaaaaagttaaaataaaaaagtctttGTTCTTGAAAcatcagttttctcaactgtttAGGACTTATGCCAAACAGCTACACAACACCAGGATGCCAGCTACATACTTATCCAGTTAGAgaagtaaaatttatatttaccatACCATGTGGAGTCAAAATAGTCAAGTCTTTTCCCTAGCCAAAGATTCAACTCCTTGTTTCTGGAGGTTAAGGAGGCCCTCATGTCACACAATCCTAAGTTCAGTGAAGCTTATATTGCAGAACCAGATTAAAAGACTCTACTTACTGGTATGAAAGAGCTCAAGTCTAACTCCCTGCATGTATTTCCTAGTATGTCAACAGGTTTCtactatttcagactcttctggtAGACGAGCTATATATAGATGTCTCCAGAGTTGAAGGCGAGGCCAACAATGCACCCGGAAAGCACACCGGCCAACCATCCCCAGCATTCAGCAGACGCCCAATTCCCCACCCACACCCCGTCCCAGGTTTTCTTCACCCGCTTTGCCAAGGGTGAATTTACTCTTGCTCCTCACTACATGCTACACACGTTGACCAGCGCCAACTCCAATTCTCCCAGGAAGCCCGTGAGGGAGGTGCTCTCACAACTCATGTTCAAGAGCTGCAGAAAGCAGTGGCATAGCTGAGCCCTGacggggccgggccgggggccGCAGCCGTGCGCGTCACAGAGGCCGTCCCTGAACTCACACTTGCCCTGCCTCTTGTTCTCCTCCATCTCAATGCGACGCTCCCGGCGGCGCTCCTCCCGGGCCTTCTTCTGGCGCTGCCGCTTCCTCTTCTCGATGTCATCTGCGGGGTGGAGAGGGGTCAGCAGGCAGACCAGGACAACTGGCAATTAGCTCCTCCCAGGCGACTAGCAGCTAAGGGCACCAGGGGGGGCCCAGCTGGACCGGATGAACGGATGGAGAGCATCAGGAGATTCGGAGACTCATGACGGAAGCCCTTACTTCCTTCTACACTGGGTTTTTAGTCATATAAGAATCCCTGAATTCCACTAAAAAAGGGAAGCAAAGTAGAGAGCATGCCCACCTGAGAATATCTCTAGCGTTTCCTTAGAGACCAGAGGAGGCTGAAGAGCCAGTTCACAGATGCTGAACTCGCAGGTGAGCGGCAAGTGAGAGAGGTATCTATGACGCTGTCGCACATCCTACAAGGGAAAGGGGGCCGATGCTCAACTAAGGCCAGCCATGACTCTGAGAGCAGAGGTTCCCACTCAGACATCCAGCAGGGAAACACACTCACTCGGATGGCACTGCGGCTCAGAGCAGTGCTCAAGTTATCGCCATTTTCAAAGCTGAACAGAAATTGTCAATTAACCTACAGTAAGGTAGAATAAGCTACCAAAAGCAATTATTGAGTTTGTAATGCAAATGATTTAATTAAGCCCAGTAATGAATGATCTAAAGCTGATCAGCTGTTTCTGATTTTCTGGGGGTCCACAACACACAGGGAGAATAAGGAAGACAAGAGTTACTTATTGGCAAAAAATCTGGGAACTACCAACAGAATTAATGGCAACTGGGAAGGCAGATAAAGCAGGTTTCCCTACTGAACAAAGCTTGGCctaaaacaataatgaaaaaatgaagctcactgatttaattttctttttatcctttttcttcacatttgATGGGAAGGTTATAGTACATAAAAAGTCTCGTAATTTTAAGCTTTTAAACTGTGATCAATACAAGGGTAATTCTCGAAAGGCAAATATTCACATATGTAAATTATTAGATAATAATTCACAGGTTATCTGCTAAGCCAAAATGCATAAGCTATCTTAAAGCCTCCAAGGACTTTGTTTTCTTAGCCATTTCTCCCAAGCAgtaggaagaaagagaaacaaaaacaaactcatctCAAATGAAAGCAGGAGACATCTCTACCCCCAAACCACAATAATGGAACCTGTGAAACAGACAGCAGTGGTGGACTGACCTAACAGAACCCCCGCGTGCAGGGGAGcctcatttaagtttttaaaaattcacaggctccgaaacacacacacacactcgcacacacaaaAACTAAAGGTCTTTGAAGGTCTGTGAACCTGTATCGGCTAGGCCCAGCAGAGAGAGATGAGGTTAATGAGGCTCCCTGCCCCTCCACCTCGAAAGGCAGGCCCTTACCTCAGACATGGAGTAGCCGGAGATCTCCACCACCGTGGCCGAGATCTTCTCGGGGCTCTGCTCCAGGCTGCCGTATTCCCGCACGAGGCAGCGCACGTTCACGGGGTGCAGGAACATGTGCTGCCCGTCCTCCGCTGAAGACAAGCGGACCCGTCACACCACGGTCTCGGCCAGTCCTCAAGTCAGGGCCCTCCTCATTCCCGGCCCGACTCTCCCTCCCCAGGCCGAAAGGCACAACAGGCCCAACCACCCAGGGTCTCGTGCCGCTCCCTCCCTCTGCTTAGAGAGCCAGACCACTTCTCCGAAACATCCAGCGGCACCCAGCCGTCCCCCTCAGCGAGGCTCACCTTGGTAAAAGTAGTAACAAGGAGAGCTGCTCAGGTGTGTGATGCTTGGTTTGGTGATGGGTTCCTGCTGGCTGGACTCGGTACAAATGGTCCCTTCTCCAAGATTGTCTTCTGCTAACTCCAGGTCCTCACAGGCCTCTGACAACCCCTCAGGCTCTGCTTCAGACACTGCTTCCTCTTCCTCTACCAGAGGGAGAGCAACAGGACGAGGAGCACCCAGAGAACAAACTTCGGTGGTGTCTTCATCAAAGGCAGACAGGTACTCCAACACGCCCTGTTGGGACAAACTGCGGCTTACAGAAAGAACATGTGGCAAAGGCAGAAGCCGAGCTCTCGAGGTCTATCTCAGCTGTCACTGACTTAACACTGCGGAGGAGAGAACACACAAGGGACAAGCacataggaaaaattttaaaattacttttttttaaaaaagcacatagGAAATACTcatagttcccttttctccagatcTAACAGTGCCTACCAGCTGGAGAAGAAAGGCAGCCACTCAGTCGGTAACAAGGACACCAACCTTCCTGGGTGGAAAAACGGGCTCCTTCGCCAAGGGAGCCATCAGCACCAGTTGTTCCAGAGCAGCCACGACACCAGGGACCTCCCCTCTGCTTTCAGCCAATCTTGACAGAGCCTCTTCCCGAGCCTAGAGCACCAGAGAGAAAACCAGGAACGTATTGAGTCTGAAGGACCAAAGTTTACAATAGCCTCTTGACAGGACAAAAgttaaaggcaaaaagaaagagtCTAAGTACTTAAAATTCTCAATCTTTAAAGAAAGCAGGAAGCAAAAGCATCTGGTACTCCAATGGGATGGTATTCTGCTTACCATCTCTGACAAGTGATAATGACAACACTACACAAAAGCTTCCTGAACAGAAATTCAAGGACACAGAAGCGGTCTTCTAGTTTTTATGAACTAAGCTTAGAGAGAGAGAACCACTGAGGAAAACAAGGGCTTGGGCAACCTCCACCTCAACCTGGACAGATCTACTTATATGAAGCTTTCCTTCTCCCTGAAATGCATTTGAACTAATGCCCTgcattacagaaagaaaataaaaagtaaatacagaATCCTGCCCAAAGAGGACTTGTGAGTCAGAGAGAGAGGAATTCAAATACCAGCTTCACCTCTTACTAGTTGTATGTCCTCAAGTAAATTACCTAACCCATGATTCCACTTTCCTTATCCGTGAAAAGGGACAGCTGTTCTATCACACCCGGTTATGAAGCTTACATGAGATAAATACAAGAGCAGTATGTCAGCACAAGGCCTGTCACATGCCCTTTCATCAGGGCTTCCACTGTTCTGATACAGATCGgtgattctcaaagtgtgatcTGGGGGTGAGCAGCACCAGACTCCCCTGGAACTTCTTATAATGCAAATTATTAACCTTATTGAgcctagacctactgaatcagtcTCTCAGGGTAGAGCCCAACAACTAGCGATTCTGCTGCCtcttagtgaagtcgctcagtcgtgtctgactctttgcgaccccgtgggctgtagcccaacaggctcctccgtccatgggattctccaggcaagaatactggagtgggtcgccatttccttctccaggggatcttcctgacccagggatcaaaaacccaggtctctcacattgcaggcagacactttaacctctgagccagcagggcctcttaaagtttaaaaattcctATCGTAGAGGACACAGGACATAGGGAATTCTGTATTTGGATACTGCTGCTCCAAAATCCTCAGCAGGCATTGGTAGAGCCTGCTACAGAGGCCATAATAATTTCTTCACAATGTtccttaaataaaacatttccaaaaattaatccAGGCGCattcctaaaaaacaaacaaaagcgtATGTTGCTTAATTAAGGGCACAGCTAGGgctttcccggtggtccagtggttaagaatgcatgTGCCAatacagaggacacaggttcaatccctggtcagggaagatcccacgtgccacggggcaactaagcctgtgcaccacaactactgaagcccaagcactgtaGAGTCTGCGCTCGGCAACAAgaaaagtcactgcaatgagaagcccacacgtctcagtgaagagtagcccctcctGGCCACAACTACAAAAAAGTccacgcacagcaatgaagacccagagcagccaaaaataaataaatcttaaaacaaaaaaagaacatagCTAATCTAAGAAACTCCAGAGGTGGAAGATCACCCTGACTTGATCTTTTCAGTTCCAGGGAGCACCTGACCCACTAGGTCACCCCTTCCCTCCTATCACCAAAGCCCagagcaaacctgctttcttagCTGCTCCCTGCTCATCATCTCAAACGTGGGTGGGGCTGAAGTAGCTAAtttccaccccctacccccacttCCAGGGCTTCCCCTCACCTTGAGCTCCTGGATAGCTGCCTCAATAAAGCAGGACTCGGGCGTGTGCTTCTCCTCTGCCAGCTGCCGCTCCAGTGCCGCCTTCTCTTCCTGCACCACCCGGCGCAGCACCTGCTCCTTGGAGGCCAGCAGGAGCTTGGAGTACTGGCTGTGCTGTTCATCTGCAACAATGCCAACGAGGTCAAGAGAGGCAAAACTCAGAGCCCACGGCTGTGTGGCTAAATAGCAACTTTCATATACAGCTTTTTTTCTAAGGTGAAAATAGAATGACTTAGTGtgctttctttaaaagaaaaatatttagaaatgaccCTTAAGTTTACAACTCTGACTCCGTAACACAAGAAAGCTAGCCTAAGAAAACCAAAGATGTAGGGAAAAAATTAatgttctgggaattccctggtagtccatactttcactgctgaaggtctgggttcaaatcctggttgggaactaagattcaaAAGGTAATATGACGTGCCCCCGCGCCCCCCCACAAAAAAGACTTTAGTAACAGAAGAGCTGCAACCAACTAGTAAGTCCAATAAAGAAATAGTGACATGATGGTATATTCATTAAAGAGAATTTTGCAGACATTAAAAATGCTTTTCTAAGAAAGAAGCATTTGGTGACATCGAGAAATATCCACATTAcatggggggggaaaaaaacagatgcCAAACAAGAAAACAATTCCAATCTCACAAAAACATACATGTATAGGAAAAAACTCTACAATTAACATTTTGGGGTACCTCTGGGTAAAAGGATCAAGGATGATTTACTCCTTCATGTCCATCTCCCGTATTTTATGGACTTAAAAAACCCCGAGATAACTATTTACAAATCTGAATGTGTGTCCTTGTTACACTTTTTCCTATACATTTATATATCCACGTTCATAAATAAAGGTCTagacctatttctttttttaccttCTGTATTGTGTTAGATATGAAGATATACTCTAATGAGTAAGTTTCttgtggacatttaggttatcgCCAATTTCTATTACGACtgtaacaaacagaaaaactccTCTAACAAAAAAATCCCTATAGGTGCTCTTTGGTACAAATGATTTCTTTACAATACTGAATCAAATGCTGGGTCTATTTTATATACTACCCACCCCCCCACATACACACTAAAGGCTATATCAATTTAAACTCCTACCAAGAACAAGAGTACCCacttccccacccctgccaaaACCCAGCACAGGCATACCTCAGTGATACGCCTGTTTGGTTCCACTGTAATAAAGTGAGCATCACAATAAAGTAGGTCACAGATTTgtttgtttcccagtgcatataaaagttattctCACACTATTCTGTAGTCTATATGCtagcaatagcattatgtctaaacaATGTAGacaccttaattaaaaaacactgttaaaaaatgctaaccatgcgctttcctggtggttcagtggtaaggaatccacctgcaaacagGAGagacaggctcaatccctggcccgggaagatcccacgtgcctcggagcaactaagcccgagcaccccaaccactgagcctgtgctccagagcctgggagctgcaactgctgaacccatgtgccgcaactaccgAAGCTTGAGCACCCTAGAGcacgtgctccacaacaagagaagccaccacgatgaggagcccatgtaccacaactagagaaaagcccacgcagcaatgaagacacagcacagtcaaaaagcagcaaaatgctaaccatcatctgacaatgcagtgctgccacaaaccttcaatctgTAAAAACTGCATATCTGTGAAGCAcagtaaaatgaggtatgcctgtatttgcctcaacctgtgtgtgtgtgtcactgttAGAggcattttgatttgcatttgtgtaACTCTAAGCAAAGTTAAACCTCTGTAGATACTTGGGAGGTTATTCAGATATCCTCTCCTGGGAAATACTTTGCCACATGCTTAGCCTATTCTACTAGACTGTTAATTTACAGAACATCTGTATGTTCTAGACattaatctgtattttaaacGTGAAAATCTTCCCCTATTTATCACCTGTTGACTTTAAGGAGTTTTGTAGAATGTTAATTCTCATAAAATCAAACATCAATCTTTTATTTAATAGCACTGATGGTTTCAGCTTGGTTCAAACACCCTCCCAGGTAAAACCCCCAGGATTATAAagatattttcctatattttcttttaaaagttttgaattttgttATACTTGATTTTACAATCCATCAGGAATTGATTTTTATGAATGGTATCAGATATGGATCTAATTTTTTTTCCGTAAGAGTCAATTGTTTCAATACTATTGAAAATCCTGTTTTGCCCAAAAATGGAAATGTcactttaatgctcatctccatATGGAACATAGAGAATACAACCCTTGCACTTCCCCACCGTAAGCACTGACCACACTCTAGATCCAAATGTCTGGCTACCAGTCTGTCTCTTCAATTAGACTACCAAGTTCCTTGATGATAGGTGCCAAGACTGGCTGACTGTGGAATCTCCCCAAAACTGGGCACAGTGCTCGACACTACTCAACAAagctttatatgtattttaatttttcatttcacaaatgaaCTAAACTCGAATCAAAAGTTATATCATTTTCTGCAAACTTCACCCCCAACCTACTGGAATCCTATGTCTAATTTGGAAATGCTAGAAATGGCTAGCTTAAAGGCTCAGTTTTTGACAGTAGAAAGACATACTCAAGTAGCCTTAACGGATATACCCATCATTATGTGTTCCCCAAATTAACGAAACTCACCTCCAAGATGAATAGGATGGTCTACATTCATCCACTTGGATTTGGGCAAGGCCACCAACacccctttctccctcttcatCAGCTGCATTGTAATGGTATCGCCAACAACATACTGACGTGACTCTGTGGCAACAACACTGTAACATGGACATTCATATGCAGAGGGCAAGCAGTTGGCAGACTGGGGTCTAATCTAGTAAACACCTCCGTCTTACCTCTTTAGATCCTTCTTATGCACAGAACTGTAACAGATGGGACATTTACTCCAGGTCTTCTCGCTCAGTGAAAGATAGTGCAGGATGCATGCCCAGCAGAAGATGTGTCCACAACGGGTTATCTTGGCCGCAGTAGGTGGGTATAGGCATATTGGGCAAGATGGCACTTCATGGCTACATATGCGCTGAAACAGACGCCACCACAGGTTAAACTGCTTTCAGAACCGACTGGGGACTGCTAAAGCCTCTtctgtcctcctcctcatccctaTACATCTCTAACAACACATCTTCATAATACTGTTCAACCGTGCAGGGATATGCACAAGAGCACCTCAAGCAAGTCATTAAGGAAaccaaaataattatataataaaactaccatatagcAGGTATTTTCAGGGTTCcgcatcaaaaggaaaaaatggcaatCAATATAGATCCCATTTACAAAAAAGacttatatgtaca
Protein-coding regions in this window:
- the RNF10 gene encoding E3 ubiquitin-protein ligase RNF10 isoform X1, producing MPQSSPSAAATASDMDKNSGSSSSSASSGSSKGQQPPRSASAGPAGESKPKSDGKNSNGSKRYNRKREPSYPKNENFINQPRRSNSQKSKTFNKMPPQRGGGSSKLFSSSFNGGRRDEVAEAQRAEFSPAQFSGPKKINLNHLLNFTFEPRGQAGHFEGSGHGSWGKRNKWGHKPFNKELFLQANCQFVVSEDQDYTVHFADPDTLVNWDFVEQVRICSHEVPSCPICLYPPTAAKITRCGHIFCWACILHYLSLSEKTWSKCPICYSSVHKKDLKSVVATESRQYVVGDTITMQLMKREKGVLVALPKSKWMNVDHPIHLGDEQHSQYSKLLLASKEQVLRRVVQEEKAALERQLAEEKHTPESCFIEAAIQELKAREEALSRLAESRGEVPGVVAALEQLVLMAPLAKEPVFPPRKGVLEYLSAFDEDTTEVCSLGAPRPVALPLVEEEEAVSEAEPEGLSEACEDLELAEDNLGEGTICTESSQQEPITKPSITHLSSSPCYYFYQAEDGQHMFLHPVNVRCLVREYGSLEQSPEKISATVVEISGYSMSEDVRQRHRYLSHLPLTCEFSICELALQPPLVSKETLEIFSDDIEKRKRQRQKKAREERRRERRIEMEENKRQGKYPEVHIPLENLQQFPAFNSFTCSSDSALGSTSTEGRGALSLSPLSRSPGSQADFLLTPLSPTASQGSPSFCVGSLEEDSPFPSFAQMLRVGKAKADVWPKTAPKKDENTLGPPAPVDSDGESDNSDRVPVPSFQNSFSQAIEAAFMKLDTPVTSDPLSEEKGGKKRKKQKQKLLFSTSVVHTK
- the RNF10 gene encoding E3 ubiquitin-protein ligase RNF10 isoform X2, whose translation is MPQSSPSAAATASDMDKNSGSSSSSASSGSSKGQQPPRSASAGPAGESKPKSDGKNSNGSKRYNRKREPSYPKNENFINQPRRSNSQKSKTFNKMPPQRGGGSSKLFSSSFNGGRRDEVAEAQRAEFSPAQFSGPKKINLNHLLNFTFEPRGQAGHFEGSGHGSWGKRNKWGHKPFNKELFLQANCQFVVSEDQDYTVHFADPDTLVNWDFVEQVRICSHEVPSCPICLYPPTAAKITRCGHIFCWACILHYLSLSEKTWSKCPICYSSVHKKDLKSVVATESRQYVVGDTITMQLMKREKGVLVALPKSKWMNVDHPIHLGDEQHSQYSKLLLASKEQVLRRVVQEEKAALERQLAEEKHTPESCFIEAAIQELKAREEALSRLAESRGEVPGVVAALEQLVLMAPLAKEPVFPPRKGVLEYLSAFDEDTTEVCSLGAPRPVALPLVEEEEAVSEAEPEGLSEACEDLELAEDNLGEGTICTESSQQEPITKPSITHLSSSPCYYFYQAEDGQHMFLHPVNVRCLVREYGSLEQSPEKISATVVEISGYSMSEDVRQRHRYLSHLPLTCEFSICELALQPPLVSKETLEIFSDDIEKRKRQRQKKAREERRRERRIEMEENKRQDPEVHIPLENLQQFPAFNSFTCSSDSALGSTSTEGRGALSLSPLSRSPGSQADFLLTPLSPTASQGSPSFCVGSLEEDSPFPSFAQMLRVGKAKADVWPKTAPKKDENTLGPPAPVDSDGESDNSDRVPVPSFQNSFSQAIEAAFMKLDTPVTSDPLSEEKGGKKRKKQKQKLLFSTSVVHTK